From a region of the Zingiber officinale cultivar Zhangliang chromosome 4B, Zo_v1.1, whole genome shotgun sequence genome:
- the LOC121978775 gene encoding F-box/LRR-repeat protein 25-like yields the protein MDDLSSRRRRFRRHLLSSKGEEDYLSNLPDELLIHILSFLPTLDSIRTSVLSRRWRHVWTSVPVIDFSYLQLKSTMIKRFFASRGDESASRLRLSGPSFNCDFNCESSMSRDILICTMVDYAKSHDARHVTLLRFFFQYLSDCFFDQLFVWPSLESLNMEVIGCKNRTLFNFSKSIVSFRLSNLKTLSLALGQNAIHDESLAKLLSACPVLEELTLSAKYFQAARQPIQIEAPNLLRLTLIPTPSKLQINCQKLEYLSLKSDANLTHLHIEAPSLISVRLYNIWRFRTFAQTLCDVTTVAITLSDKRLSDSTPRFLVC from the coding sequence atggACGATTTGAGTAGCCGCCGCCGCCGGTTTCGCCGGCACTTGCTGTCGTCGAAAGGGGAAGAAGACTACCTCAGTAATCTCCCGGACGAGCTTCTCATCCACATCCTTTCCTTCCTCCCCACCCTCGACTCCATCCGCACCTCCGTTCTCTCCCGCAGATGGCGTCACGTCTGGACTTCCGTCCCCGTCATCGACTTCTCCTACCTCCAGCTAAAGTCCACCATGATCAAGCGCTTCTTCGCTTCCCGCGGCGACGAATCTGCTTCTCGTCTTCGCCTATCCGGACCCTCGTTCAATTGTGATTTCAATTGTGAATCCAGCATGAGTCGTGACATCCTCATCTGCACAATGGTCGACTATGCCAAATCCCACGATGCCCGCCACGTGACTCTCCTCCGGTTCTTCTTTCAGTATCTCAGCGATTGTTTTTTCGACCAACTGTTCGTTTGGCCGTCGCTCGAATCCCTGAATATGGAAGTCATCGGCTGTAAGAATCGCACATTATTTAACTTTTCCAAATCCATCGTCTCCTTCAGATTGAGCAATCTCAAGACACTTTCCCTCGCACTCGGCCAAAATGCTATACATGACGAGAGCTTAGCGAAACTACTCTCGGCCTGCCCTGTTTTGGAAGAATTAACATTGAGTGCAAAATATTTTCAAGCCGCACGCCAACCCATTCAAATAGAAGCTCCAAATCTTCTCCGATTGACTCTGATTCCTACTCCATCCAAGCTCCAAATCAACTGCCAGAAACTCGAATACCTAAGCCTAAAGTCCGACGCCAATTTGACGCACTTGCATATCGAAGCACCCTCCTTGATCTCTGTTCGATTATACAATATTTGGCGCTTTAGAACATTTGCTCAGACGCTCTGCGATGTGACTACCGTAGCTATAACTTTGTCAGATAAACGTCTTTCAGACTCTACTCCGAGATTCTTGGTATGTTAA